Proteins found in one Aspergillus puulaauensis MK2 DNA, chromosome 8, nearly complete sequence genomic segment:
- a CDS encoding putative C2H2 finger domain protein (COG:S;~EggNog:ENOG410PQTY;~InterPro:IPR039970;~go_function: GO:0003700 - DNA-binding transcription factor activity [Evidence IEA]): protein MDDHYPCHDFQQHFHVQSHVPIAQDIPYRYGYYAHSDDHMLATPTSDAMNGVIPMPSNAAIKGHYFPIVEPLQYTPLHHNSATAYWGTSSEYDENLRSVSPQTDCQSNSRAPTLIYDDAMSSRSGFESSPSPYPEPVSMTSYKQESMSPLIEHVQPMPQQGNPMFSSVYAGQQPSEYSAPPTSSPSEPPKSSRRASARKGKARNGVQKRNGKSPKKTPARPSRAEPVTTSKQSLKKTADRRFECTFARYGCASTFPSKNEWKRHVSSQHIQPGFYRCDVGRCNLNNIKNRTTSPNCQTQSSPSPASPNSQHPAIPITPTLVNDFNRKDLFIQHQRRMHAPWVANTKTCKQSVSQAEKEAFEMSLDGVWKRCWQQLRTPPTLSHCGFCDAEFRGINAWRERMEHVARHYEQADPGPEKEDLPLREWALENGVIVHVNGEWKLASLCRE, encoded by the coding sequence ATGGATGACCACTACCCTTGCCATGACTTCCAACAACACTTCCATGTGCAAAGCCATGTGCCAATTGCGCAGGACATCCCTTATCGGTACGGATACTACGCTCACTCCGATGACCATATGTTGGCGACTCCCACGTCAGACGCGATGAATGGTGTTATTCCCATGCCCTCGAACGCTGCCATCAAGGGCCATTATTTCCCGATCGTCGAACCACTGCAATACACTCCTCTGCATCACAATTCAGCCACTGCATATTGGGGCACGTCGTCCGAATATGACGAAAATTTGCGTAGTGTGTCGCCGCAGACGGACTGCCAAAGCAACAGCCGCGCACCTACTCTCATCTACGACGATGCCATGTCAAGTAGATCCGGCTTCGAGAGCTCGCCCTCCCCTTACCCCGAACCCGTCTCGATGACTTCCTACAAACAAGAATCAATGAGCCCACTCATTGAACACGTTCAGCCAATGCCACAACAGGGAAACCCTATGTTTTCCTCAGTTTACGCCGGTCAACAGCCTAGCGAATATAGCGCACCCCCGACCTCATCCCCCAGTGAGCCTCCCAAGAGCTCCCGAAGAGCCTCCGCCCGCAAGGGAAAAGCCCGCAACGGCGTTCAAAAACGCAACGGCAAATCACCTAAAAAGACACCAGCCAGGCCCAGCCGCGCTGAACCAGTGACAACTTCCAAGCAATCCCTCAAGAAAACTGCCGACCGGCGCTTCGAATGCACCTTTGCCCGCTATGGCTGCGCGAGCACCTTCCCTTCCAAGAACGAATGGAAGCGGCACGTCAGCTCTCAGCACATACAGCCCGGTTTCTACAGATGCGACGTTGGCCGGTGCAACTTGAATAACATCAAAAATCGCACTACATCCCCCAACTGCCAAACGCAGTCTTCCCCGTCACCCGCCTCGCCGAACTCCCAACACCCTGCCATACCGATAACACCCACCCTCGTCAATGACTTCAACCGCAAAGACCTCTTCATCCAACACCAGCGCCGCATGCACGCGCCCTGGGTCGCAAATACAAAGACCTGTAAGCAATCGGTCTCACAGGCCGAGAAAGAAGCCTTTGAAATGAGTCTTGACGGCGTGTGGAAGAGGTGCTGGCAGCAGCTCCGTACTCCGCCAACACTGAGCCACTGCGGCTTCTGCGATGCGGAGTTCCGCGGCATCAACGCTTGGAGAGAGCGTATGGAGCATGTTGCGAGACACTATGAGCAAGCAGACCCGGGCCCTGAGAAAGAGGACCTCCCTCTTAGGGAGTGGGCGCTTGAGAATGGAGTTATTGTCCATGTGAATGGGGAATGGAAGTTGGCATCGCTTTGTCGGGAGTGA
- a CDS encoding uncharacterized protein (BUSCO:EOG09265822;~COG:U;~EggNog:ENOG410PRFI;~InterPro:IPR007233,IPR011012;~go_component: GO:0030008 - TRAPP complex [Evidence IEA];~go_process: GO:0016192 - vesicle-mediated transport [Evidence IEA]) has translation MPVYSLIIINKAGGLIYQREFHPGLHKLSTNDYLVLAGTFHGVHAITRSITPKIPNPSATPTPTSNSQQTSTPSNPSTPTPGAGTTPNSSSGLPPPHASSASISNSTYPNPSIPISGLDMLETDKFRLTCFQTLTGTKFLLFTDPLMENVDVVMKGVYEIYADYVMKNPFYQIEMPVRCERFDRGVGGYLRARG, from the exons AT GCCTGTCTACTCTCTCATAATCATCAATAAAGCCGGTGGCCTCATCTACCAACGGGAATTTCACCCGGGCCTGCACAAGCTCTCGACAAATGACTACCTTGTCCTTGCGGGGACATTTCATGG CGTCCACGCAATCACGCGCTCCATAACACCCAAAATCCCCAACCCATCCGCGACACCCACCCCAACATCCAACAGCCAGCAAACCTCCACGCCATCGAatccatcaacaccaacgccGGGCGCAGGGACAACCCCAAACTCCTCATCCGgcctcccaccaccacacgcatcctccgcctcaatcTCCAACTCGACATACCCCAACCCGTCCATCCCGATAAGCGGGCTGGACATGCTGGAAACGGACAAGTTCCGGCTGACGTGCTTCCAAACGCTGACGGGGACGAAGTTCTTGCTGTTTACGGACCCGCTGATGGAGAATGTGGATGTTGTAATGAAGGGTGTTTATGAGATTTATGCGGACTATGTAATGAAGAATCCGTTTTATCAGATTGAAATGCCGGTTCGGTGTGAGAGGTTCGATAGGGGAGTTGGGGGTTATCTGAGGGCTAGGGGGTGA
- a CDS encoding proteasome regulatory particle base subunit RPN10 (BUSCO:EOG09264XF3;~COG:O;~EggNog:ENOG410PFS5;~InterPro:IPR036465,IPR027040,IPR002035,IPR003903;~PFAM:PF13519;~go_component: GO:0008540 - proteasome regulatory particle, base subcomplex [Evidence IEA];~go_process: GO:0006511 - ubiquitin-dependent protein catabolic process [Evidence IEA]) — MSLEATMIIVDNSESSRNGDYTSTRWQAQIDAVSVVHTAKMRVHPQSAVGLMSMGGKGPEVLSTFTTDFGGILAGLHRTKIHGTAHFCSSIQVAGLALKHRSEKSQRQRIVVFSCSPIEEDEKTLVKLAKKMKKNNVSIDVIAFGDLESDQTKKLEAFIENVRGGDGSNLAIIPPGPNLLSEELQATAILGAEAGDGSGGMGAEGGDAGGFDLDAAAENDPELAFALRLSLEEEKNRQEKEKRDREEQEQKANLEGIPEEGQSSGKKDNDDTDKMDTA; from the exons ATGTCGCTCGAAGCTACGATGATCAT CGTCGACAACAGCGAAAGCAGCAGAAATGGCGACTATAC CTCCACACGATGGCAAGCCCAGATTGACGCCGTCAGCGTCGTCCACACAGCAAAGATGCGCGTACACCCTCAGTCGGCCGTCGGACTGATGAGTATGGGGGGAAAGGGTCCCGAGGTGCTCTCTACATTCACTACTGATTTCGGTGGCATTTTGGCCGGACTACATCGCACAAAGATCCACGGGACCGCCCACTTCTGCTCGAGTATACAAGTTGCCGGT CTGGCCCTCAAACACCGCTCTGAGAAATCGCAGCGTCAACGCATCGTCGTATTCTCCTGCTCCCCcatcgaagaagacgaaaagaCCCTCGTGAAGCTCGcaaagaaaatgaagaagaacaacgtTTCCATAGACGTAATCGCTTTCGGCGATCTCGAATCCGACCAGACTAAGAAGCTGGAAGCCTTCATCGAAAACGTCAGGGGTGGCGACGGCTCCaacctcgccatcatcccacccGGTCCGAACCTACTCAGCGAAGAGCTCCAGGCCACAGCTATCCTCGGTGCCGAAGCTGGTGATGGTTCAGGTGGAATGGGTGCTGAGGGCGGTGACGCCGGCGGCTTTGActtggatgctgctgctgagaacGACCCCGAGCTGGCCTTTGCTCTCCGACTttcgctggaggaggaaaagaaccgacaggagaaggagaagcgggATCGCgaagagcaggagcagaaggCGAATCTAGAAGGCATTCCTGAGGAGGGGCAATCgtctgggaagaaagataatGACGATACAGACAAGATGGATACTGCGTAG
- a CDS encoding uncharacterized protein (COG:S;~EggNog:ENOG410PR02;~InterPro:IPR018851;~PFAM:PF10444) yields MATATKRKSGEMDDAYPSIEDATPTNTTPPRKRMRITRSQKQSLIDNLQLEITERARKLRAQYALQAQDLRARLERRVNRIPVALRKANMGELLEKHNSTLRAQSEHPSPRKYRSPAKGSRNFTAMSASGRKKAATVSPSPRRVRKHSPAGIYSDKENAPASGEQLDVLKNPKRRGKTGATPGTSRVVSQEVRGADYRILSPKSSNSRTYPQSPLRASPEKGQSSSYLSRPMSPLKPSSPLKSTTGNLGSARPGSSRGAAPARPPSSQTKRPASRAATAGPRSVRSPLSRPGTRQTDRRGSVSSTTSSGTTVTNTKAAPSRKATTASSAARKATAARSQAPSATSKKSAASGARKATTSSAGGETTTGGRRTLRKRA; encoded by the exons ATGGCTACGGCGACAAAGCGAAAGTCTGGCGAGATGGACGACGCGTATCCCAGTATTGAGGACGCAACACCCACAAACACTACACCACCCAGAAAGCGGATGCGAATCACGCGAAGCCAAAAACAGTCCCTAATTGACAATTTGCAGCTGGAGA TCACGGAAAGAGCCCGCAAACTCCGCGCACAGTACGCCCTCCAAGCACAAGACCTCCGAGCTAGACTCGAACGACGCGTCAACCGAATTCCTGTGGCTCTTCGCAAAGCGAACATGGGTGAGCTGCTCGAGAAACACAACTCCACCCTCCGAGCTCAATCAGAGCACCCTTCGCCAAGGAAATACCGTAGCCCAGCTAAAGGATCGCGCAATTTCACGGCGATGTCTGCTTCAGGCAGAAAGAAGGCTGCGACAGTCAGCCCAAGCCCTCGCAGGGTTCGGAAACATAG TCCCGCCGGTATCTACTCTGACAAAGAAAACGCACCCGCGTCAGGCGAACAGCTCGACGTTCTCAAGAACCCCAAGAGGCGCGGAAAGACTGGTGCAACCCCGGGAACATCACGCGTTGTTTCCCAAGAAGTCCGAGGGGCGGACTACAGGATCCTCTCGCCCAAATCCTCAAATTCTAGAACGTATCCACAGTCCCCTCTGCGCGCTTCACCCGAGAAAGGCCAATCGTCTTCATACCTATCTCGGCCCATGTCACCACTAAAGCCCTCCAGTCCTCTCAAATCTACCACCGGTAATCTTGGAAGTGCTCGTCCTGGCTCATCACGAGGCGCCGCTCCTGCGCGCCCACCATCTTCCCAAACTAAAAGACCTGCAAGCAGAGCCGCCACTGCGGGCCCTAGATCTGTCCGTTCTCCCCTTTCGCGGCCTGGTACTCGGCAAACCGACCGCAGGGGTAGCGTCTCATCCACCACATCATCCGGTACAACCGTGACAAACACCAAGGCTGCCCCGTCGCGAAAGGCAACAACTGcaagctcagcagcaaggaAGGCGACCGCCGCAAGATCACAGGCGCCTTCTGCGACTTCGAAAAAGTCTGCAGCCTCGGGAGCTAGGAAGGCCACGACGTCGTCGGCGGGAGGTGAGACTACAACAGGCGGACGACGCACTCTACGGAAGCGTGCATAG
- a CDS encoding GTPase-activating protein LRG1 (BUSCO:EOG09260CKC;~COG:T;~EggNog:ENOG410PFBF;~InterPro:IPR001781,IPR000198,IPR008936;~PFAM:PF00620,PF00412;~go_process: GO:0007165 - signal transduction [Evidence IEA]) codes for MPPGDVSLPDSLVPGNGAVRPSLNTSGYGGSNGGGSLPAQTPTSPADSTVPFDSPRTRPWNASAGYDAGPSPSDGRPVRRLDSNPADSRDPTTPQDRANYWEGSGPLDRPRPNGRSHAKSPGGASSRVCKKCSEPLTGQFVRALMATYHLECFKCEDCGQIVASKFFPIDAEDGSGQYPLCEIDYFRRLDLLCHDCGGALRGSYITALDRKYHIEHFTCSVCPTVFGAQDSYYEHEGKVYCHYHYSTQFAQRCHGCHTAILKQFVEIFRNGQNQHWHPECYMIHKFWNVRLAPTGQPLEYPQLKEDATDEERTQIREEEDLMEEKVYKIWSTLSTFEESSAACISDMLLHVSNGAYLDGVLVAKKFIGHVEILFSAIDQLAGFIKAQGMKDLAFGREAKLLCKKIVAFFALLSKTQETGVRKLGVTQELLSLVTGLAHYLKLLIRIGLQGALKLEREQRSPEGLHHLLDRLGDLESLRPLEEEETPADLLAGVETLADQLSDCCAACKEPIDDECVMLGDNRWHIKPPHLVCASCQSDLTTNIQNAFLSTKDRQALCANCVTHKGIANDMQKGFKHISKLQQFVFLLRVALARLLAVLRAGGTLFPSDDPSGSQNDNSQAPPSGELRRRKDADRSSLEQTVGEMRRLRSIRNERTLSTTYKKARASRIIDGPEGRSVRPGSSGGEGSDPRGPGFQIVEEKDANGDPVTELAFGNQDALTLDDIPRIVAAEQAKEQRPNAYKHAGTKLINTTEPLPRYNHGHQRGMSTPGLEAPFPAATGRGKRYFSELSALEYFIVRHVAVLSMEPLLDGAFTLEELLSLIESRKPTIWNIFGRAFAKDAKKGGKKKGVFGVNLDLLVEKEGTESSHGVGPGALRVPALVDDSVSAMRQMDMSVEGVFRKNGNIRRLKDVSELIDNKYEQVDLTKETPVQIAALLKKFLREMPDPLLTFKLHRLFVASQKISDPEKQKRVLHLTCCLLPKAHRDTMEVLFAFLNWTSSFSHVDEDTGSKMDIHNLATVMTPNILYPNAKTSAVDESFLAIEAVNALITYNDTMCEIPEDLQSVLSDSTLFKGDSEVTTKEILKRYGDIARGGFSQKASNGGETFTITNQSRGANVPTSARIETDPSQDAASQMQSSVRHVAGPAGHSHSSSAIAPPSSQDFDGRNRSTSTGSQPEGQSQQVPYRARPNAGPMGVAS; via the exons ATGCCTCCCGGCGACGTTTCATTGCCGGACAGCCTCGTGCCGGGCAACGGGGCTGTCCGTCCCTCCCTGAACACGAGCGGCTATGGTGGTAGCAATGGTGGGGGAAGCCTGCCAGCACAAACGCCCACGTCGCCCGCCGATAGCACTGTTCCTTTCGATTCTCCTCGCACAAGGCCGTGGAACGCATCTGCTGGATATGATGCAGGTCCAAGCCCATCTGATGGTCGGCCCGTTCGGCGTTTAGACTCGAACCCAGCTGATTCCAGAGACCCGACAACGCCTCAAGACCGGGCCAATTATTGGGAGGGTTCTGGACCGCTGGACAGACCCCGACCGAATGGCCGATCGCACGCTAAGTCACCAGGAGGTGCTTCATCAAGGGTATGCAAGAAGTGCAGCGAACCCCTCACTGGCCAATTCGTTCGAGCCCTAATGGCAACATACCATCTCGAATGTTTTAAGTGTGAA GACTGCGGTCAAATAGTGGCGTCAAAATTTTTCCCTATTGATGCAGAAGATGGGAGCGGGCAATATCCGCTTTGTGAGATCGATTACTTTCGAAGACTAGACCTTCTATGTCACGATTGCGGTGGCGCCTTGCGAGGCTCGTATATTACTGCACTGGACCGCAAGTATCACATTGAGCATTTTACTTGCTCGGTCTGCCCCACAGTTTTCGGGGCACAAGACTCATATTATGAGCATGAGGGTAAAGTATATTGTCATTACCATTACTCTACGCAATTCGCCCAGCGGTGCCATGGCTGTCACACTGCGATCTTGAAACAATTCGTTGAGATCTTCCGCAATGGACAGAACCAACATTGGCATCCTGAATGTTACATGATTCATAAGTTTTGGAATGTTCGCCTTGCTCCGACCGGCCAACCGCTAGAATACCCTCAGCTGAAAGAAGACGCCACCGATGAAGAACGCACTCAGatccgcgaagaagaggatctgatggaggagaaagtctACAAAATTTGGAGCACTCTCTCCACATTTGAAGAGTCTTCTGCGGCCTGCATCTCGGATATGCTTCTGCATGTCAGTAATGGTGCATATCTTGACGGTGTTCTTGTCGCCAAAAAATTCATCGGCCATGTCGAAATCCTTTTCTCGGCCATCGATCAACTTGCAGGATTCATCAAGGCCCAAGGGATGAAGG ACCTTGCCTTTGGCCGGGAAGCCAAACTGCTTTGCAAAAAAATTGTTGCCTTTTTTGCATTGCTGTCTAAGACGCAAGAAACGGGTGTTCGAAAACTCGGTGTGACTCAGGAACTTCTATCGCTCGTCACAGGGCTCGCCCATTACCTCAAACTTCTCATCCGCATCGGGCTGCAAGGGGCGCTCAAGCTGGAGAGAGAACAACGTAGCCCTGAAGGcttgcatcatcttctcgaccGTCTCGGCGATCTCGAATCGCTGCGGCCActagaggaggaggagacgcCTGCAGATCTGCTGGCTGGCGTGGAAACTCTAGCTGATCAACTCTCCGATTGCTGCGCGGCATGCAAAGAGCCGATTGATGACGAGTGTGTCATGTTAGGCGACAACAGATGGCATATAAAGCCCCCTCACCTCGTCTGTGCTTCGTGCCAGTCTGATTTGACTACCAATATTCAGAACGCTTTCCTAAGTACTAAAGATAGGCAAGCTTTATGCGCCAACTGTGTCACTCACAAGGGAATTGCAAACGATATGCAAAAGGGATTCAAGCATATTTCAAAACTTCAGCAATTCGTCTTCTTGCTTAGGGTTGCTTTGGCCCGCCTTCTGGCTGTTTTACGAGCTGGAGGGACCCTTTTCCCATCCG ATGACCCCTCCGGTTCACAAAATGATAATAGCCAAGCACCCCCGAGTGGTGAATTGCGCCGCCGAAAAGATGCCGACAGATCTTCCCTTGAGCAGACTGTTGGTGAGATGCGACGCCTACGGTCGATCAGGAATGAGCGCACTTTATCTACAACTTACAAGAAGGCCCGAGCGTCAAGGATCATTGACGGACCAGAAGGACGGAGTGTCAGGCCCGGCTCCTCTGGTGGCGAGGGTTCAGATCCCAGGGGACCGGGCTTCCAAATCgtggaagagaaggatgctAACGGGGACCCAGTCACTGAGTTGGCGTTTGGCAACCAGGATGCCTTAACTCTGGATGATATTCCAAGAATTGTTGCAGCTGAACAGGCCAAAGAGCAGCGCCCGAATGCATACAAGCACGCTGGCACCAAACTTATAAACACTACTGAACCGCTTCCTAGGTATAACCACGGGCATCAACGTGGCATGTCTACCCCTGGCCTGGAAGCACCATTCCCCGCCGCAACTGGGAGGGGCAAACGGTATTTCTCAGAGCTTTCAGCCTTGGAGTATTTCATCGTCCGACATGTTGCCGTGCTATCTATGGAGCCTTTATTGGATGGTGCCTTCACTTTAGAGGAACTGCTTTCCTTGATCGAGTCTCGTAAACCGACAATCTGGAATATATTTGGGAGGGCTTTCGCCAAGGACGCGAAGAAAggcggaaagaagaaaggagTGTTCGGCGTCAACCTCGATCTTCTTGTCGAGAAGGAAGGGACTGAATCAAGTCATGGTGTTGGTCCGGGAGCCCTTCGTGTTCCGGCACTTGTTGACGACTCTGTGTCCGCTATGCGTCAAATGGACATGTCTGTGGAAGGTGTCTTCCGAAAGAACGGCAATATCAGACGGCTGAAGGATGTTTCAGAGCTGATCGACAACAAATATGAGCAAGTGGACCTGACCAAGGAGACGCCCGTTCAAATCGCCGCTCTTCTTAAGAAATTCCTCCGCGAAATGCCTGATCCTCTTCTAACGTTTAAATTGCATCGCTTATTTGTTGCTTCTCAAA AAATTTCGGACCctgagaagcagaagcggGTTCTCCATCTCACATGCTGCTTGCTTCCTAAAGCCCATCGCGACACCATGGAAGTCTTGTTCGCTTTCTTAAACTGGACATCATCCTTCTCTCATGTAGATGAAGACACCGGAAGCAAGATGGACATCCACAATCTCGCGACCGTTATGACACCCAACATTCTGTATCCCAATGCCAAGACCAGCGCCGTAGACGAGAGCTTCCTCGCAATTGAAGCAGTCAATGCGCTTATCACGTATAACGACACCATGTGCGAG ATTCCCGAGGACCTTCAGTCGGTCCTTAGTGACAGTACCCTCTTCAAGGGAGACTCAGAAGTTACTACAAAAGAAATACTAAAGAGATACGGGGATATTGCAAGGGGAGGCTTCTCCCAGAAAGCAAGCAACGGCGGTGAAACGTTCACCATTACCAACCAAAGCCGTGGAGCCAATGTGCCTACTTCGGCTCGTATCGAAACAGACCCATCCCAAGATGCTGCTTCCCAAATGCAAAGCTCGGTCCGGCATGTGGCCGGTCCGGCTGGACACTCACATTCAAGCAGTGCCATTGCTccacccagcagccaggatTTTGATGGCCGTAaccgcagcaccagcaccgggAGTCAACCCGAGGGCCAATCTCAACAAGTGCCATATAGAGCTCGCCCGAATGCGGGACCCATGGGCGTTGCCAGTTGA
- a CDS encoding ubiquitin-conjugating enzyme E2 (COG:O;~EggNog:ENOG410QE88;~InterPro:IPR016135,IPR000608;~PFAM:PF00179) — MSDQAIIRITREINQIEQSADLSFAVDYEESDIRNVRAIILGPPDTPYQFGLFEFTIKFGKDYPARPPSVKAVTTNSGSCRFSPNLYAAGKVCLSILGTWTGERGEQWSSAQGLESILISIQSLMSSNPYEYEPGYENANSSSDQEHMAHYKSKIRHETIRIAVIQPLEVALDILPDGTKKTLLAMMEDDDYISDDGSPISDNPFNDLRKRRFLWYYESYAQLIDKESGDSTPKRKFQRMPFESSGNTMDGHFDYPELKRRLDFVKGKIMEETNDWQAQGLQAKKDELGISVNLQRQYEQIVESLKSHKNYSIDLTLADDNPFLWKFTYFGRPTTPLEGGIIKIRIHLSPRFPEEQPRVFLETPLSHIRVSKDGVLCYFPRKTEDMRAHVESIVASLEEEEPPYDPRTTVNAEASKLFWGSPEDRKKYKRTLRRDVERSVEAAFE, encoded by the exons ATGTCCGATCAGGCAATTATTCGCATTACAAGG gaaatcaaccagATAGAGCAGAGTGCAGATCTCT CTTTTGCGGTCGACTACGAAGAATCCGATATTCGAAATGTGCGAGCAATTATCTTAGGACCGCCGGACACGCCCTACCAGTTTGGTTTATTTGAG TTCACGATCAAGTTCGGAAAAG ACTACCCTGCGCGTCCCCCGAGCGTAAAGGCCGTAACCACCAATTCCGGTTCCTGTAGGTTCAGTCCAAATCTATATGCTGCGGGAAAGGTTTGCCT GTCGATTCTTGG TACATGGACTGGTGAACGAGGGGAACAATGGTCATCCGCACAGGGGCTCGAGTCTATCCTAATTTCTATCCAAAGCCTTATGTCGTCAAACCCTTACGAGTACGAACCTGGATATGAAAATGCCAATTCAAGCTCAGACCAGGAGCATATGGCGCACTACAAGTCCAAG ATCCGTCACGAAACGATACGCATAGCTGTTATTCAGCCCTTGGAGGTGGCCCTGGATATCTTGCCGGACGGAACCAAGAAAACCTTACTCGCAAtgatggaggatgatgattATATCTCAGACGACGGCAGCCCTATCTCTGATAATCCCTTCAACGACCTTCGGAAACGTCGCTTCCTCTGGTATTACGAATCGTATGCGCAATTAATCGACAAAGAGTCGGGAGATTCCACGCCCAAACGTAAGTTTCAGAGAATGCCTTTCGAGAGTAGCGGCAATACTATGGATGGGCATTTCGATTACCCTGAACTGAAACGGCGATTGGATTTTGTGAAAGGCAAGATCATGGAAGAGACAAATGACTGGCAGGCACAAGGGCTACAGGCAAAAAAGGACGAATTGGGAATCTCCGTAAACCTCCAGCGCCAGTACGAACAAATTGTCGAGAGTCTGAAAAGCCACAAGAACTACTCGATTGATTTGACTCTTGCCGATGATAACCCTTTCCTCTGGAAATTCACCTACTTTGGCCGGCCAACAACACCTCTTGAAGGCGGTATCATCAAAATCAGGATCCATTTGAGTCCTCGATTCCCAGAGGAGCAGCCCCGGGTTTTCTTGGAGACGCCCCTGTCTCACATTCGTGTGTCCAAAGACGGCGTACTGTGTTATTTTCCGAGAAAGACCGAGGACATGCGTGCCCACGTGGAATCAATTGTGGCCtctctggaagaagaggagcCACCTTATGACCCTCGCACCACAGTAAACGCAGAGGCATCGAAACTGTTCTGGGGCTCTCCGGAAGACCGTAAGAAATACAAAAGGACTCTAAGAAGGGATGTGGAGAGATCTGTTGA GGCCGCCTTTGAATAA